A genomic segment from Bacteroidota bacterium encodes:
- a CDS encoding DUF983 domain-containing protein, producing the protein MCNQYEPSKGLSIAKAKCPQCQSGKMYKYNAFKLNGFTQMFTTCQVCGVQFEVEPGFFWGAMYVSYAITCGIMLAVGGIVFFTTTGAGFWTYIIPIFIVMFLSIPFTYRYARVLMLYFFSPLTFKKEFVK; encoded by the coding sequence ATGTGTAATCAATATGAACCTAGCAAAGGCTTATCAATAGCTAAAGCTAAATGCCCGCAATGCCAAAGCGGAAAAATGTATAAATACAACGCTTTTAAATTAAACGGATTTACGCAAATGTTTACCACTTGCCAGGTATGCGGAGTTCAGTTTGAAGTGGAGCCGGGCTTTTTTTGGGGAGCTATGTATGTAAGCTATGCTATTACTTGCGGTATTATGTTAGCCGTTGGTGGTATTGTTTTTTTTACTACTACAGGAGCGGGATTCTGGACATACATTATCCCTATTTTTATTGTTATGTTTTTATCAATACCATTTACCTACAGATATGCCAGGGTGTTGATGTTGTATTTCTTTTCTCCGCTTACGTTCAAGAAAGAATTCGTTAAATAA
- a CDS encoding DCC1-like thiol-disulfide oxidoreductase family protein produces the protein MASESIIFFDGECNLCNGFVQFVLKHEQAPNLKFSSLQSEFAQNFFKQQNFDPSSIDSVIVYHNNQFYLQSKAAFIVIAQLKSPYKWLSVFKFIPSFIANFIYKIIARYRYNIWGKTNQCWVMKPNYQDRFL, from the coding sequence ATGGCGTCAGAGTCTATCATATTTTTTGACGGGGAGTGTAACTTATGCAACGGATTTGTGCAGTTTGTGTTAAAACACGAGCAAGCGCCAAACCTTAAATTCAGCAGTTTGCAAAGTGAATTTGCGCAAAACTTTTTCAAGCAACAAAACTTTGATCCCTCTTCAATAGATTCTGTTATTGTTTACCATAACAACCAATTTTACTTGCAATCAAAAGCAGCATTTATAGTTATAGCCCAGTTAAAAAGTCCTTACAAATGGCTAAGCGTATTTAAGTTTATACCTTCTTTTATAGCTAATTTTATTTATAAAATAATAGCCAGGTATCGCTATAACATATGGGGTAAAACCAATCAGTGTTGGGTAATGAAGCCAAATTACCAAGATAGGTTTTTATAA
- a CDS encoding Hsp20/alpha crystallin family protein: MKFLKVNPAREFFIENSIPSQFLNSVDSLINQQFNRAENDYHFTPRADVTESEGNYAIHVLLPGVKKENVSVEVVKNKLVISGERKLKTENDTRKFHTVESFEGKFKRVFHLTENIDKENIDAKMEDGILSIELKKVENKTEKTAVTIK; the protein is encoded by the coding sequence ATGAAATTTTTAAAAGTAAATCCAGCTCGTGAGTTCTTTATTGAAAACTCAATCCCTTCACAATTTTTAAACTCAGTAGACAGTTTAATCAACCAACAATTTAATCGTGCAGAAAACGATTACCACTTTACTCCAAGAGCCGATGTAACAGAATCAGAAGGTAATTATGCTATACATGTATTATTACCGGGTGTGAAAAAAGAAAACGTTAGCGTGGAAGTAGTAAAAAACAAATTGGTGATTAGCGGAGAGAGAAAATTAAAAACTGAAAACGATACCCGCAAATTCCATACGGTTGAATCGTTTGAAGGTAAATTTAAACGCGTATTTCATTTAACAGAAAATATTGATAAAGAAAATATTGATGCAAAAATGGAAGACGGTATTTTAAGTATTGAACTTAAAAAAGTAGAAAACAAAACAGAAAAAACTGCTGTAACCATTAAATAG
- a CDS encoding ATP-binding protein: MQLAFVAEQRYLKNTPQQLENTYQQLQEFIKYKELDLVNAYSHLIKDSSSFDKNWLTINDIAQRENCLIQIFRKDTLITWTSNLINAQKFNNKFKDGLSFIVNNNGSYLVYYKAVGSFQLVFFYNIYEGYNYKNQYLNNKFIDDLSFLDNGIISPQPLKGFTDIKDVSNKYLFSVEVFSKDWLDNWWLISLSILAILFFVLSFHLFCSQLLYVNIGIGALVFFSVMLVLKKLLLYYQLPSYLYSKALFSPIIYASSDIIPSLGDFIVVAFMALWFAVLIDAKRILVNPEKREWLKYIKVFFLFLITITAIDSSIDSIKSLVFDSQISYSLKNVYLLNQYTFYGLLIGVILYIIIHICIKNTYLFIRKNEFNYYVLTGLMVFVLAVVHPVIINEFFGRQHIYYLGSVVLIVVFAGFNFLVTRTNRFQHYFVLVILISFATSFSVQYFSNLKDIDNRKLYAAKLISQNDINTEYFLRDVEKKIILDKQVKYYFLNPMALKSQLKKTIRQLYFTGYLSKYDVTFYDFDSSGYHLHERNGISFNQLNEIYYNQSIETIDKYFKYLKTNSYLKGYLSKFTVKNGSQKLGYIFIQLQPKLIQDENRFDELQIEGTSNTIGFKKFDYSYAIYKNKALISQSGDYPYRTVNSLTTQPEIFTTYIENDYDHLQYFNDQQLTVIVSKKHNTFYEPLGLFSLIFTFFTLLLIFSLSVYAIVNGRFLKKYKLIQSDIYRTVRHLINRLLFIKDPDVVLIRTRIQVSIILIVFITLSITAYVTINFIQSEYNTKQNEKLSRKIRNVVNTLQGEAADYIVKNRLDESKAYLNQLADFYDTDISIFNMQGKLLASSISKVYDEGVIGDLMNPTAFYHLSKLKESQFSQAEKIAEFGYIAAYVPIYKNENMLIGYAQLPYFSKQADLLSEISSIVVGFINLYALLFIIIGVIAYVISHSISFPLILIQRQLSTTSLGKKNEPILWNRKDEIGDLVKQYNLMIDKLEESAQKLAQSEREGAWRDIARQIAHEIKNPLTPMKLSVQHLQRAWNDKHPKLEETFHKVSKTIITQIDVLNDLASEFSNYAKMPTPEFENINLKDALEPIIDLHQNDENVKIVNQISDDMYVYFDNNYLNRTFTNLIKNAAQAIPDDKKGLIDISAIVDNKTVKISISDNGKGISNADADKIFTPYFSTKIYGMGLGLPMVKNMIEAGGGKISFTSHEDVGTVFEITLPLADL; encoded by the coding sequence ATGCAGTTAGCGTTTGTAGCTGAACAACGCTATTTAAAAAACACACCTCAGCAATTAGAAAATACTTATCAGCAGCTACAAGAGTTTATTAAATACAAAGAACTTGATTTAGTAAACGCCTATAGCCATTTAATAAAAGACAGCAGCAGTTTCGATAAAAACTGGCTAACCATTAACGATATAGCCCAGCGGGAAAATTGTCTCATTCAGATATTCAGAAAAGATACTTTAATAACCTGGACCAGTAACTTAATTAATGCCCAAAAGTTTAACAATAAGTTTAAAGACGGGCTAAGTTTTATAGTGAATAACAATGGTTCATACCTAGTTTATTATAAAGCTGTTGGTAGCTTTCAATTGGTTTTTTTTTACAATATTTATGAAGGCTATAACTATAAAAACCAATACTTAAACAATAAGTTTATTGATGATTTATCGTTTTTAGATAATGGTATTATAAGTCCGCAACCCTTGAAAGGTTTTACTGACATTAAAGATGTAAGTAATAAATATTTGTTTTCAGTAGAAGTGTTTAGCAAGGACTGGCTTGACAATTGGTGGCTTATTTCACTTTCTATTTTAGCCATCTTATTTTTTGTTTTATCGTTCCATTTGTTTTGCAGTCAGTTGCTTTATGTAAATATAGGCATTGGAGCATTGGTGTTTTTTAGTGTTATGTTGGTGCTGAAAAAATTATTACTTTACTACCAGCTTCCATCCTACCTGTATTCAAAAGCTTTGTTTAGCCCCATTATTTATGCCTCAAGCGATATTATACCTTCGTTAGGTGATTTTATTGTGGTGGCTTTTATGGCACTGTGGTTTGCTGTGCTTATTGATGCTAAACGTATTTTGGTGAATCCTGAAAAAAGAGAATGGTTAAAATACATCAAAGTGTTCTTTTTATTTTTAATAACCATTACGGCTATTGATTCAAGTATTGACAGTATAAAAAGTTTGGTTTTCGACTCCCAGATTTCGTACAGCTTAAAAAATGTTTACCTCCTTAATCAATATACTTTTTACGGATTATTAATTGGAGTAATACTTTACATTATTATACATATCTGTATAAAAAACACGTATTTATTTATACGTAAAAATGAATTCAACTATTATGTTTTAACCGGGTTGATGGTGTTTGTATTAGCCGTTGTCCATCCTGTTATAATCAATGAGTTTTTCGGCAGGCAACATATTTACTACTTAGGCTCTGTTGTTTTAATTGTTGTTTTTGCCGGGTTTAATTTTTTAGTGACTCGTACTAATCGCTTCCAGCATTATTTTGTTTTGGTTATACTCATTTCTTTTGCTACCAGTTTTTCTGTTCAGTATTTTTCTAACTTAAAAGATATTGATAACCGGAAGCTGTATGCGGCTAAATTAATATCGCAAAACGATATCAATACAGAATACTTTTTACGCGATGTAGAGAAGAAAATAATATTGGATAAGCAGGTAAAATATTACTTCTTAAACCCAATGGCGCTTAAGTCGCAATTAAAGAAAACCATTAGGCAATTGTACTTTACAGGCTATTTAAGTAAATACGATGTTACCTTTTACGACTTTGATTCCAGCGGTTATCACCTCCACGAAAGAAATGGTATTTCATTTAATCAGTTAAATGAAATTTACTATAACCAATCCATTGAAACCATTGATAAATATTTTAAATACTTAAAAACAAACAGCTATTTAAAAGGATACTTATCAAAATTTACGGTTAAAAATGGTAGCCAGAAATTAGGCTATATATTTATTCAATTGCAACCAAAGCTTATTCAGGATGAAAACCGTTTTGATGAATTGCAAATTGAGGGAACGTCCAATACCATTGGCTTTAAAAAGTTTGATTACAGCTATGCTATTTATAAAAATAAAGCTTTAATAAGCCAGAGTGGCGATTATCCTTACCGCACCGTAAATAGCTTAACAACTCAGCCGGAAATATTTACTACTTATATTGAAAACGATTACGATCATTTGCAATATTTTAACGACCAGCAATTAACCGTTATTGTCAGCAAAAAGCATAACACCTTTTATGAGCCACTAGGCTTGTTTTCGCTTATATTTACGTTCTTTACCCTCCTGCTCATTTTCTCTCTTTCGGTATATGCCATTGTTAATGGGCGCTTTTTAAAGAAGTATAAACTAATTCAATCGGATATATACCGCACCGTCAGGCACCTTATTAACCGCTTATTGTTTATCAAAGATCCGGATGTAGTATTGATTAGAACCCGCATACAGGTATCTATTATTTTAATCGTGTTTATTACGTTAAGCATTACGGCTTATGTTACCATTAATTTTATTCAGTCGGAATACAATACCAAGCAAAATGAAAAGCTGAGTAGAAAAATCAGGAATGTAGTAAATACATTGCAAGGCGAAGCGGCTGATTATATTGTAAAAAACAGACTGGATGAAAGTAAAGCTTACTTAAACCAGTTGGCCGATTTTTATGATACAGATATAAGCATATTTAACATGCAAGGTAAGTTGCTAGCCAGTAGTATAAGCAAAGTATATGATGAAGGAGTTATTGGCGACTTAATGAATCCAACAGCCTTTTACCATCTCTCAAAACTAAAAGAATCGCAGTTTAGTCAGGCTGAAAAAATAGCGGAGTTTGGTTATATAGCTGCTTACGTACCTATTTATAAAAACGAAAACATGTTAATTGGTTATGCGCAACTACCCTACTTTAGTAAGCAAGCTGATTTATTAAGTGAGATATCAAGTATTGTAGTGGGCTTTATTAACTTGTACGCTTTGTTGTTTATTATAATAGGTGTTATAGCTTATGTTATTTCGCACAGTATTTCATTCCCACTCATATTAATCCAACGCCAGTTAAGTACAACCAGTTTAGGTAAAAAAAACGAGCCAATACTTTGGAACAGAAAAGATGAAATTGGCGACCTGGTAAAGCAATACAACTTAATGATAGATAAGTTAGAGGAGAGTGCGCAAAAGCTGGCACAAAGTGAACGCGAAGGTGCCTGGCGTGATATAGCAAGGCAAATTGCACACGAAATAAAAAATCCTTTAACGCCTATGAAGCTAAGTGTACAGCACTTACAACGCGCGTGGAATGACAAGCACCCTAAGTTAGAAGAAACATTCCATAAAGTTAGTAAAACCATTATAACACAAATAGACGTTTTAAACGATTTGGCCAGCGAGTTTAGTAATTATGCTAAAATGCCAACGCCTGAGTTTGAAAACATTAATTTAAAGGATGCCTTAGAGCCTATTATTGATTTGCATCAAAACGATGAAAATGTTAAAATAGTTAATCAGATAAGCGATGATATGTATGTGTATTTTGATAATAATTATTTGAACAGGACATTTACCAACTTAATTAAAAATGCTGCACAAGCTATCCCTGACGATAAAAAAGGCTTAATTGATATAAGCGCAATAGTTGATAACAAAACAGTAAAGATAAGCATTAGCGATAACGGTAAAGGTATTAGCAACGCTGATGCAGATAAAATTTTCACACCCTACTTCAGCACCAAAATTTATGGAATGGGCTTGGGCTTACCCATGGTTAAAAATATGATTGAAGCCGGTGGTGGTAAAATTAGCTTTACCAGCCATGAAGATGTGGGAACTGTATTTGAAATCACCTTGCCTTTAGCTGACTTGTAA
- a CDS encoding multidrug efflux SMR transporter, producing MNWLLLIIAGLFEVAFASCLAKARITNGLESSMWLGGFLLSLCISMLLLYKATQTLPLGTAYAVWTGIGAVGTALIGILVFNEPAHFWRLFFISTLIFSIVGLKFVSE from the coding sequence ATGAATTGGTTACTATTAATTATTGCAGGATTATTTGAAGTGGCTTTTGCTTCGTGTCTAGCCAAAGCAAGAATTACCAATGGGCTTGAATCCAGTATGTGGTTAGGTGGTTTTCTACTTTCTTTATGTATAAGTATGTTATTGCTATACAAAGCCACACAAACACTCCCTTTGGGTACTGCTTATGCTGTATGGACAGGTATAGGTGCTGTAGGTACAGCCTTAATAGGTATTTTGGTTTTTAATGAACCGGCCCATTTCTGGCGTTTATTTTTTATCAGCACATTAATATTTTCTATTGTGGGCCTGAAATTTGTTTCGGAATAA